The proteins below are encoded in one region of Paenarthrobacter ilicis:
- a CDS encoding MFS transporter, with translation MPLGLLALAVGGFGIGLTEFVILGLLPEVAADFSVSIPVAGHLVSGYALSVAVGGVVVTAATAALRPKTVLCALMVLFILGNLLSAVAGDYATMFAGRIVAALCHGAFFGIGAVLASNLVTPDRKARAISIMFAGLTIANVIGVPLGTFLGQQFGWRSTFWAITIVGVIALTGLIAYIPAQDAVERGPGQLRRELGAFASGQVWLSILVTVFGFGAMFGAFTYIAPMLTSLAGMPASAVPWMLVIFGAGLFTGNILGGKAADGNLDKSLLILLSALTFVLLVFTVTVHNPWGAAVTLFLLGAVGFAAVPGMQTRVLSFAHRAPTLASGVNISAFNLGNAIGAHLGGTTIAAGFGLASPIWVGAGLAIIAVALIASASLALQRTKTPPAGTPETAPSPALTRKVLS, from the coding sequence CTGCCGTTGGGCCTGCTGGCCCTCGCGGTGGGAGGCTTCGGCATCGGCCTCACCGAGTTCGTCATCCTGGGCCTGTTGCCGGAGGTGGCCGCGGATTTCTCCGTCAGCATCCCGGTCGCAGGGCACCTGGTTTCCGGCTACGCACTCAGCGTGGCCGTTGGAGGGGTGGTGGTGACTGCAGCGACGGCGGCCCTTCGCCCCAAGACGGTCCTCTGCGCCTTGATGGTGCTCTTCATTCTGGGAAACCTCCTGTCGGCAGTGGCAGGGGACTACGCCACGATGTTTGCCGGCCGAATTGTGGCCGCACTGTGCCACGGGGCGTTCTTTGGGATTGGTGCCGTGTTGGCTTCGAACCTGGTCACGCCCGATCGCAAAGCCAGGGCCATCTCCATCATGTTCGCCGGGCTGACCATCGCGAACGTCATCGGCGTTCCGCTGGGCACGTTCCTGGGCCAACAGTTCGGCTGGCGGTCCACCTTCTGGGCAATCACCATCGTGGGGGTCATCGCCCTGACCGGGCTGATCGCCTACATCCCTGCGCAGGACGCGGTAGAACGCGGACCTGGACAGCTGCGTCGTGAGCTCGGGGCCTTCGCGTCCGGCCAGGTATGGCTGTCCATTCTGGTCACCGTCTTTGGGTTCGGGGCCATGTTCGGTGCCTTCACCTACATTGCGCCGATGCTCACCTCACTGGCCGGGATGCCGGCCTCGGCCGTGCCGTGGATGCTGGTCATCTTCGGTGCCGGGCTGTTCACCGGGAACATCCTCGGCGGCAAAGCCGCAGACGGAAACCTGGACAAATCCCTGCTGATCCTCCTGTCGGCACTGACCTTTGTCCTGCTGGTGTTCACCGTGACCGTCCACAACCCGTGGGGTGCAGCGGTGACGTTGTTCCTCCTCGGCGCCGTCGGATTCGCGGCAGTGCCCGGCATGCAGACCCGTGTCCTGTCCTTCGCCCACCGGGCGCCAACACTGGCCTCCGGTGTCAATATCTCCGCATTCAACCTCGGCAATGCGATCGGCGCCCACCTCGGCGGGACAACCATCGCGGCTGGGTTTGGCCTGGCCTCGCCCATCTGGGTAGGCGCAGGCCTGGCCATCATCGCCGTAGCTCTCATTGCGTCAGCGTCGCTGGCGCTGCAACGAACGAAGACCCCACCCGCCGGCACGCCGGAAACAGCACCATCACCCGCACTCACACGAAAGGTACTCTCATGA
- a CDS encoding FG-GAP repeat domain-containing protein, whose product MTSTALPKTTPTLDVTEPEFGTQTVTDFLRDGYWLEAADIDGDGRPDLVGYGLKVGEIYWYKNPTWEKKLVLDKIKEPVGMDFGDITGDGTTDLVVCYQLYGPGGTIHHADPEGGKIDWLENPGNPSEATENWKRHYVGRAIGMHRLRVGHFTRTDKIQIIGFPIVAVEDVHAVLPVVLFTPTDDPRAEWDKEIISDSDFRMIHGVAKKGGLIPGSPLDSILMASDEGVTWLYYDQDNRTWAWQHIGDGEESQFEKTTFKGSGDVDGGRIGDDPLAYVAAIEPFHGNTVAVYVRSGGDAEAAGWTRHLLDIYGDPNENGEGPGHTVMCRDFDGDGDDEFLIGLRGPEPWQGAYYYKAVDLAKGLFLKWKVSGESIARIVAGDFNGDGAEDFATISYSVQHYFVAPKAEITLHPNNTVQRGGSN is encoded by the coding sequence ATGACCTCAACGGCGCTCCCCAAGACCACACCCACCTTGGACGTCACCGAACCGGAGTTCGGAACCCAGACAGTCACGGACTTCCTGCGCGATGGCTATTGGCTGGAAGCGGCAGACATCGACGGCGACGGCAGGCCCGACCTCGTCGGCTACGGCCTGAAAGTCGGTGAAATCTACTGGTACAAGAACCCCACCTGGGAAAAGAAGCTGGTGCTCGACAAGATCAAGGAACCCGTCGGCATGGACTTCGGTGACATCACCGGTGACGGCACCACGGACCTGGTGGTTTGCTACCAGCTTTACGGTCCTGGCGGAACGATCCACCACGCCGACCCCGAAGGCGGCAAGATCGACTGGCTGGAAAACCCCGGCAACCCGTCAGAAGCTACCGAAAACTGGAAACGGCACTACGTTGGGCGCGCCATCGGCATGCACCGCCTGCGCGTGGGTCACTTCACGCGCACTGACAAAATCCAGATCATCGGGTTCCCGATCGTTGCCGTCGAAGACGTCCACGCAGTCCTTCCCGTGGTGCTTTTCACCCCCACGGATGACCCTCGCGCCGAATGGGACAAGGAAATCATCAGCGACTCTGACTTCCGAATGATCCACGGCGTCGCCAAGAAGGGCGGGCTGATTCCCGGCTCACCACTGGACTCAATCCTCATGGCCTCCGATGAAGGCGTCACCTGGCTCTACTACGACCAGGACAACCGCACGTGGGCGTGGCAGCACATCGGAGACGGTGAAGAAAGCCAATTCGAGAAGACCACCTTCAAAGGCAGCGGTGACGTCGACGGCGGACGCATCGGGGATGACCCCCTTGCCTACGTCGCAGCCATCGAACCTTTCCACGGCAACACCGTTGCCGTGTACGTGCGCAGTGGGGGAGACGCTGAGGCTGCGGGCTGGACCCGGCACCTGCTGGACATTTACGGGGACCCGAACGAGAACGGTGAAGGCCCCGGCCACACTGTCATGTGCCGCGATTTCGATGGGGACGGAGACGACGAATTCCTGATCGGCCTGCGTGGTCCCGAGCCGTGGCAAGGCGCGTACTACTACAAAGCGGTAGATCTGGCCAAGGGACTGTTTCTGAAGTGGAAGGTCTCCGGGGAATCCATCGCCCGGATCGTTGCCGGTGACTTCAACGGCGACGGCGCGGAAGATTTTGCCACCATCTCCTACTCGGTCCAGCACTACTTCGTTGCCCCCAAAGCCGAAATCACCCTGCACCCGAACAACACCGTCCAGCGCGGAGGATCCAACTGA
- a CDS encoding FAD-dependent oxidoreductase — protein sequence MTTTEKTGVGRRFFMAGSAGTIAAASLAALGTANAPKAQAAAGSATVPDGSVITSGDSRYADLMTGNNQRFVSHPDYVRLITSTKDAEDAVREAVRTGKKVSVRSGGHCFADFVCNPAVQVILDVSPMNAVYYDKKMGAFAVEPGARLMNVYETLYKNWGVTVPGGICYSVGAGGHIAGGGYGLLSRSHGLVVDHLYAVEVVTVDARRRVRTVTATRDDKGELGDLWWAHTGGGGGNWGVVTKYWFRSPGTQGKKPSDQLVKAPSTVLVSAISLPWDQLDETKFRRLITNFGTWHEKYRQPGTPESHLSSLFNVSSKAHGSLGMFTQIDAAAPDAKGVMERYVAAILDGVAITAEPVEKPNGEIPAMPEFFKTREIPWLQATRLVGTDNPVITNPTSRGAHKSAYLNRKFTDDQIAVLYGQMSRPDFTNPNTMLVLFSFGGQVNAVAPDATANAQRQSAFKFCLQTFWSDSADDDFYLGWERETYEGMFKTTGGVPVPGDQLDGCYINYPDVDVATTDHNSSGVGWQTLYFKGNYPRLQRAKASWDPTDYFTHSLGIELPAGRAS from the coding sequence ATGACAACCACAGAAAAGACCGGTGTTGGAAGACGCTTCTTCATGGCCGGTTCCGCCGGCACCATCGCGGCAGCCTCCTTGGCCGCACTCGGAACCGCCAATGCCCCGAAAGCCCAGGCCGCTGCGGGCTCCGCAACGGTGCCTGACGGCTCGGTGATCACCTCCGGGGACTCCCGCTATGCGGACCTCATGACAGGCAACAACCAGCGCTTCGTCTCCCATCCCGACTACGTCCGGCTCATCACCAGCACCAAGGACGCAGAGGATGCCGTCCGCGAAGCAGTCCGCACCGGGAAGAAGGTCTCGGTCCGAAGCGGCGGCCACTGCTTCGCCGACTTTGTCTGCAACCCCGCCGTCCAGGTCATCCTCGATGTGTCCCCGATGAACGCGGTGTACTACGACAAGAAGATGGGCGCCTTTGCGGTGGAACCCGGCGCCCGCCTCATGAACGTCTACGAAACGCTGTACAAGAACTGGGGCGTCACCGTTCCCGGAGGCATCTGCTACAGCGTGGGTGCGGGAGGGCACATTGCGGGTGGCGGCTACGGTCTGCTCTCACGCTCGCACGGCTTGGTGGTGGACCATCTCTACGCCGTTGAAGTGGTGACGGTGGACGCTCGTCGTAGAGTCCGCACCGTGACCGCCACCCGCGACGACAAAGGTGAGCTCGGTGACCTGTGGTGGGCGCACACCGGCGGGGGCGGCGGCAACTGGGGCGTCGTCACCAAGTACTGGTTCCGGTCACCGGGAACACAGGGCAAGAAACCCTCAGACCAGCTGGTCAAGGCACCCTCCACCGTTTTGGTCAGTGCCATCTCCCTTCCATGGGACCAGCTGGATGAAACCAAATTCCGGCGCCTCATCACCAACTTCGGAACATGGCACGAGAAATACCGCCAACCGGGCACCCCGGAATCGCATCTGAGCAGCCTCTTCAACGTCAGCTCCAAGGCCCACGGAAGCCTGGGGATGTTCACCCAGATCGACGCGGCAGCCCCGGACGCCAAGGGCGTGATGGAACGCTATGTGGCGGCAATCCTCGACGGGGTTGCCATCACCGCCGAACCCGTGGAGAAGCCCAACGGGGAAATCCCGGCTATGCCGGAGTTTTTCAAGACCCGGGAAATCCCGTGGTTGCAAGCAACCCGCTTGGTGGGGACCGATAATCCCGTCATCACCAACCCCACCAGTCGCGGCGCCCACAAATCGGCCTATCTGAACCGGAAGTTCACCGATGACCAGATCGCGGTGCTCTACGGGCAGATGAGCCGGCCGGACTTCACCAATCCCAACACGATGCTGGTTCTCTTCTCCTTCGGCGGGCAGGTCAACGCCGTAGCCCCTGACGCCACAGCAAACGCCCAGCGCCAATCCGCGTTCAAGTTCTGCCTCCAAACCTTTTGGTCGGATTCGGCAGATGACGACTTCTACCTGGGCTGGGAACGGGAAACCTACGAAGGCATGTTCAAAACCACGGGCGGGGTTCCCGTCCCTGGTGACCAGCTCGACGGCTGCTACATCAACTATCCGGACGTCGATGTTGCCACCACGGATCACAACAGCTCCGGTGTTGGCTGGCAGACCCTGTACTTCAAGGGCAACTACCCCCGGCTCCAGCGTGCCAAGGCCAGTTGGGACCCGACCGACTACTTCACCCACAGCCTCGGCATCGAACTCCCGGCAGGACGTGCATCATGA
- a CDS encoding acyltransferase family protein, producing MTAPVPEATTARPRLSKLPSLTGLRFFAALLVFFFHITLSNSPIPPNDPINPFADAELGSTLEWLVSKAGYVGVSFFFVLSGFLLAWASKPGEPKRQFWRRRLLKIFPNHLVMWVLSMILFAAAINPPLGWISNLFLVNSFIPDASVYVAVNPPSWTLNSELLFYLLFPLLMIPIRKIPGNRLWVWAWATVGAMIAVQLVTTYLIPATPVSALTPISEAQFWFGYIFPPARLFEFILGSILARIVLSGRWVPLKMWHTLVLCVAGYVAAMMVPFVYSFNVATIVPVAAIICTVATRDIAGHTGFLGSKPMVWLGNISFGFYLCQGVVIFYGRILLGNQVYPTPVALLVVAGFFVATLLGGWALYALVEKPVMDRWARPRPKQVQPEPARATASVV from the coding sequence ATGACCGCCCCTGTCCCCGAGGCGACCACCGCCCGTCCCCGGCTCAGTAAATTGCCGTCCCTGACCGGATTGCGATTCTTCGCCGCGCTGTTGGTGTTCTTCTTCCACATCACCCTGTCCAACTCACCCATTCCGCCCAACGATCCCATCAACCCGTTCGCCGACGCCGAGCTCGGATCAACCCTTGAATGGCTGGTCAGCAAAGCAGGGTACGTTGGGGTCTCCTTCTTCTTCGTCCTGAGTGGCTTCCTGCTGGCGTGGGCATCGAAACCGGGGGAGCCAAAGCGGCAATTCTGGCGGCGCAGATTGTTGAAGATCTTCCCCAACCACTTGGTGATGTGGGTGCTGTCGATGATCCTGTTCGCGGCCGCCATCAACCCTCCACTGGGATGGATCAGCAACCTTTTCCTGGTGAACTCCTTCATTCCGGATGCCTCCGTCTACGTGGCGGTTAACCCGCCGTCATGGACGCTGAACAGCGAACTGCTTTTCTACCTGCTGTTCCCTTTGCTGATGATCCCCATCCGGAAGATTCCCGGCAACCGTTTGTGGGTGTGGGCGTGGGCCACTGTCGGCGCGATGATCGCGGTACAGCTGGTCACCACGTACCTGATTCCCGCCACGCCGGTGTCTGCCCTGACTCCCATCTCTGAAGCCCAGTTCTGGTTCGGGTACATTTTCCCGCCCGCACGGCTGTTCGAGTTCATTCTCGGCTCCATCCTGGCCAGGATCGTCCTGTCAGGGCGCTGGGTTCCCTTGAAGATGTGGCACACCCTGGTTCTTTGCGTCGCCGGCTACGTCGCCGCGATGATGGTCCCGTTCGTATACTCCTTCAACGTGGCCACCATCGTCCCGGTCGCAGCGATCATCTGCACTGTCGCAACCCGGGACATCGCGGGCCATACCGGCTTCCTCGGCTCCAAACCCATGGTTTGGCTGGGGAACATCTCCTTTGGCTTCTACCTCTGCCAGGGAGTGGTGATCTTCTACGGCCGCATCCTCCTGGGCAACCAGGTGTACCCAACGCCTGTCGCATTGCTGGTGGTGGCCGGATTCTTCGTGGCTACGCTGTTGGGCGGATGGGCACTTTACGCGCTCGTGGAGAAGCCCGTGATGGACCGTTGGGCACGTCCGCGACCCAAGCAGGTCCAGCCTGAGCCCGCTCGGGCCACTGCGAGCGTGGTGTAG
- a CDS encoding helix-turn-helix transcriptional regulator, with translation MSNLSELGEFLRVRRAALQPEDVGLLNYGIRRVPGLRREELAMLAGVSNTYYTRLEQGLSNNASEAVIDAIARALNLNTDERAHLFNLARPGTTKRRTLTKPDKVRPGTLRLIQSMSNTPAVVLGRRSEVLAWNRIGHRLVAGHLDFAAPETPSTRPNMTRLLFLDRHTRELYTRWLEEATRAVSSLRLVAGRATDDPELASLVGELTMNSEEFASLWARHPVENCMSGLKYMHHPEVGDIELNFEVLTPPDESGHRILMYTADPGTPAAEALQLLTSSDASVVEEAQRISAR, from the coding sequence ATGAGTAATCTAAGTGAACTTGGGGAGTTCCTTCGCGTCCGAAGAGCTGCCTTACAGCCAGAGGACGTTGGCCTTCTGAATTACGGCATCCGCCGCGTACCCGGCCTCCGCAGGGAAGAACTGGCCATGTTGGCCGGCGTCAGCAATACGTACTACACCCGTTTGGAGCAGGGCCTCAGTAACAACGCCTCCGAAGCGGTCATCGATGCAATCGCCCGGGCACTGAACCTGAACACCGACGAGCGTGCGCATCTTTTCAATCTTGCCCGCCCAGGAACCACCAAAAGGCGAACATTGACCAAGCCGGACAAGGTAAGGCCCGGCACATTGCGCCTTATCCAGTCGATGTCCAACACACCCGCCGTTGTCCTGGGACGCCGCAGCGAAGTGCTCGCGTGGAACCGGATTGGTCATAGGCTTGTGGCTGGTCACCTGGATTTCGCTGCGCCCGAGACGCCTTCAACAAGGCCCAACATGACGCGGCTCTTGTTCCTGGACCGCCACACCCGTGAGCTGTACACACGATGGCTCGAAGAAGCCACCCGTGCCGTGTCATCGCTGCGACTGGTCGCGGGCCGCGCCACCGATGACCCGGAACTCGCGTCCTTGGTTGGCGAGTTAACCATGAACAGTGAAGAGTTCGCCAGTTTGTGGGCACGGCACCCTGTAGAGAACTGCATGTCCGGGCTGAAGTACATGCATCACCCCGAGGTAGGCGATATTGAGCTCAACTTCGAGGTCCTGACACCGCCCGACGAATCGGGACACCGGATCCTGATGTACACCGCTGATCCCGGCACGCCCGCGGCCGAGGCCCTGCAATTGTTGACTTCCAGCGATGCCAGCGTGGTGGAGGAAGCCCAACGCATCTCAGCCAGGTAG
- a CDS encoding MFS transporter has product MTGRQRLALIVLLAASFTLAVDFSILNVALPAIGADVGFSLENLQWIATAFALCAAGLTLLFGRVADIAGRRRMFIIGMALLGAASLAGGLATDPALLLIARVGQGVATAIVVPAALSLLLASFPEGPLRDKALGLNGSLMAAGFTTGAILGGLLTDLLSWRWAFFINVPVAIAVLIIAPIVLAESKPATKLRLDVPGAITVTLGLLALVFGLTNAAEHSWADPLTLGSLAAAVVLFVAFVAVERKAASPLVPLEILKRSTVAWGNIAGILAFVTETSLVFLLTLYLQQVLGYTPLGAGLAFAVLGLGTVLGGVLGPKVIGKIGNKKAIVYGFIVQAIATGALVLLSADPASIALLLVATFVGGVANLVVIVGFMVTATSGLPDDEQGLATGLATMSQQVGITMGIPIMSAIFTAQILAIGNNDAPAVLSGVTTAIWVNAGLCLLTALAVGLFLRKPAPAIS; this is encoded by the coding sequence ATGACTGGCCGCCAACGGCTGGCACTCATTGTCCTGCTCGCGGCGAGCTTTACCCTCGCCGTTGACTTCTCGATCCTCAACGTCGCACTCCCGGCGATTGGCGCCGACGTCGGATTCAGCCTCGAGAACCTCCAATGGATCGCGACGGCGTTCGCGCTCTGCGCCGCCGGGCTGACGTTGTTGTTCGGGCGTGTTGCGGACATCGCGGGCCGCCGCAGGATGTTCATCATCGGTATGGCCTTGCTGGGGGCAGCATCGCTCGCCGGTGGCTTGGCTACCGACCCCGCTTTGTTGCTCATCGCCCGCGTCGGCCAAGGCGTTGCGACGGCGATAGTCGTTCCGGCTGCCTTGTCCCTGCTGCTGGCCTCGTTCCCGGAAGGTCCGCTGCGCGATAAAGCATTGGGCCTCAATGGATCCCTGATGGCTGCCGGGTTCACCACAGGGGCAATCCTCGGCGGACTGCTGACGGACCTGCTGAGCTGGCGCTGGGCCTTCTTCATCAACGTTCCCGTGGCCATCGCTGTGCTGATCATTGCTCCGATTGTCCTGGCCGAGAGCAAGCCGGCCACCAAGTTGAGGCTGGATGTTCCGGGTGCCATCACGGTGACCCTCGGCCTTCTGGCCCTGGTATTTGGTTTGACGAACGCCGCTGAGCACTCCTGGGCCGACCCGCTGACGTTGGGCTCCCTCGCAGCAGCTGTGGTGTTGTTCGTTGCTTTCGTGGCGGTCGAACGCAAAGCCGCGTCACCTCTGGTGCCGCTGGAGATCCTGAAGCGCTCCACGGTGGCATGGGGAAACATAGCGGGCATCCTTGCCTTCGTCACCGAAACGTCCTTGGTGTTCCTGTTGACCCTGTACCTGCAGCAGGTCCTCGGCTACACCCCGCTCGGTGCCGGCCTGGCCTTCGCGGTCCTGGGTCTCGGAACTGTGCTGGGCGGCGTTCTGGGCCCCAAGGTCATCGGAAAGATCGGCAACAAGAAGGCGATTGTCTACGGATTCATCGTCCAGGCAATCGCCACGGGTGCCCTGGTGTTGCTCAGTGCCGACCCAGCCTCCATCGCCCTGCTGCTGGTCGCCACGTTCGTAGGGGGCGTGGCCAACCTCGTGGTCATCGTCGGCTTCATGGTCACCGCAACCTCCGGCCTGCCTGATGACGAGCAAGGCCTTGCTACCGGGTTGGCAACCATGAGCCAGCAGGTCGGCATCACCATGGGTATCCCGATCATGAGCGCCATCTTCACCGCACAGATTCTCGCCATCGGGAACAACGATGCCCCGGCCGTGCTCAGCGGTGTCACCACAGCCATCTGGGTGAATGCGGGCCTGTGCCTGCTCACAGCACTGGCGGTGGGACTGTTCCTCCGCAAGCCCGCACCGGCCATCAGCTAA
- a CDS encoding serine protease inhibitor — translation MVSANNFDAVKSEYDVDLTVTLTEAPGADSREFHLRSAAGIMSPDPETLDSNLPDAPAALAAVEQFGEEIFFPEPRPDRICTQQYGGPQVAVVKGWFRGRKVLSQFSRTDGCEIARWKTLAALLGNTGGSTGAV, via the coding sequence ATGGTTTCCGCAAACAATTTTGACGCAGTCAAGAGCGAGTACGACGTCGACCTGACAGTCACGCTGACAGAGGCACCTGGCGCTGACAGTCGGGAGTTCCACTTGCGTTCCGCCGCTGGCATCATGTCCCCGGACCCGGAAACGCTGGACTCGAATCTGCCGGACGCACCTGCGGCACTTGCCGCCGTCGAGCAGTTTGGCGAGGAAATCTTCTTTCCCGAGCCCCGACCGGACCGGATCTGCACGCAGCAGTATGGCGGCCCGCAAGTGGCAGTGGTCAAGGGGTGGTTTCGTGGACGCAAAGTACTCAGCCAGTTCAGCCGGACCGACGGATGCGAGATCGCGCGCTGGAAAACCTTGGCCGCACTGCTGGGGAACACCGGAGGCTCCACGGGCGCCGTTTAG
- a CDS encoding 3-methyladenine DNA glycosylase: MVVSSLRHLPQEQWLGLEAAHHARVARYADPYLARRSAGKKHPVEDFLFTYYTQKPGQLLRWHPGHSVVLSGERALERTGWKFYRTLDDGELAELGLPAGTPAVTFDRAGFLADRAEAVRFAGIILAGTAKRPAQFGCFGLHEWAMVYRQEKFELRHEYLKLRLGGEGTDTVVEENRIRCSHFDAFRFYTPDAVPLNEHTPTRENQRTMEQPGCLHANMDLYKWAYKLTPALPSELVMDCFELSWRIRAMDMQASPYDLEEWGYPPIRIETSQGKAEYVEYQRAFAAESQELRTRVLQAVGPLLDQLSGVAA, encoded by the coding sequence ATGGTGGTTTCTAGCCTGCGGCACCTCCCCCAAGAGCAATGGCTCGGGCTGGAGGCAGCCCATCACGCGCGCGTGGCGCGGTACGCGGACCCTTATCTTGCGCGGCGCTCGGCGGGTAAGAAGCATCCCGTGGAGGATTTCCTCTTCACCTATTACACCCAGAAGCCCGGCCAGCTGCTTCGGTGGCACCCCGGCCATTCCGTGGTGCTCAGCGGCGAGCGGGCCCTGGAGCGCACCGGGTGGAAGTTTTACCGCACGCTCGACGACGGCGAACTCGCCGAACTCGGGCTGCCTGCGGGCACACCGGCCGTCACTTTCGATCGGGCCGGCTTCCTTGCCGACCGCGCCGAAGCCGTCCGGTTTGCTGGGATCATTCTGGCGGGCACCGCGAAGCGCCCGGCGCAATTCGGTTGCTTCGGGCTTCACGAGTGGGCCATGGTGTACCGGCAGGAGAAGTTCGAGCTGCGGCACGAGTACCTGAAGCTCCGGCTCGGCGGCGAAGGCACGGACACCGTGGTGGAAGAAAACCGCATCCGCTGCTCCCACTTCGACGCCTTCCGCTTCTACACCCCGGACGCGGTGCCGCTGAATGAGCACACCCCCACCCGCGAGAACCAACGGACCATGGAGCAGCCCGGCTGCCTGCACGCCAACATGGACCTCTACAAGTGGGCCTACAAGCTGACGCCAGCGTTGCCCAGCGAGCTGGTGATGGACTGCTTCGAGTTGTCGTGGCGGATCCGGGCCATGGACATGCAGGCCTCCCCTTACGATCTTGAAGAATGGGGCTACCCACCCATCAGGATCGAGACATCGCAGGGCAAGGCCGAGTACGTTGAATACCAGCGGGCTTTCGCGGCCGAATCCCAGGAGCTGCGGACCCGTGTGCTCCAGGCCGTGGGGCCGCTCTTGGACCAGTTGAGCGGTGTGGCTGCCTGA
- a CDS encoding SSI family serine proteinase inhibitor, with protein sequence MRLRFARPLVAVLAIAGLAACSGTPSTGSSTSPSSSGTPGSSASSSSSPSSSSSSSSQAAAGQGAAELSITVLETPEAAPKSFTLVCADGVPAAESNHPSAAAACTTIKSSPTILSPAPPRTDQACTMQYGGPATAKVTGSVDGKEVVAAFTRTDGCQIAAWDAAKSILGSDGGF encoded by the coding sequence ATGCGCTTGCGATTTGCCCGCCCCCTCGTGGCAGTTTTGGCCATAGCCGGACTCGCCGCGTGCTCCGGCACCCCCTCCACCGGGTCAAGCACGTCTCCTTCAAGCTCCGGAACGCCAGGCAGCTCTGCTTCGAGCTCCTCCTCTCCCAGCAGTTCTTCAAGCTCCAGCAGCCAGGCAGCGGCCGGCCAGGGGGCAGCGGAACTTTCCATTACTGTCCTTGAAACCCCGGAAGCCGCCCCCAAGTCCTTTACCCTGGTGTGCGCTGACGGCGTACCGGCGGCAGAGAGCAACCACCCTTCCGCCGCCGCAGCCTGCACCACCATCAAGAGCAGCCCCACCATCCTGAGTCCCGCACCTCCCCGCACTGACCAGGCCTGCACTATGCAGTACGGTGGTCCGGCCACAGCCAAGGTCACTGGATCCGTGGATGGCAAGGAAGTGGTTGCGGCGTTCACAAGGACTGATGGCTGCCAGATCGCGGCGTGGGATGCAGCCAAGAGCATCCTCGGTTCCGATGGTGGTTTCTAG
- a CDS encoding MarR family winged helix-turn-helix transcriptional regulator → MTNASGTTEATDDLLLERQLCFALTVASRSVVGIYKPVLEKLGLTHPQYLVMLALWERSPRTLKDISDSLLHEPATLSPLLKRLEEAKLITRERVPGNERALAIGLTEKGAALREQATAVPGQIRDRLQLSREEVAGLHQAMTGLIAATQRPLP, encoded by the coding sequence ATGACCAACGCCAGCGGGACCACTGAAGCAACAGATGACCTCCTGCTGGAGCGCCAGCTCTGCTTTGCCCTGACCGTCGCATCGCGAAGCGTGGTGGGGATCTACAAGCCCGTCCTGGAAAAACTTGGGCTGACCCATCCCCAGTACCTGGTGATGCTGGCCTTGTGGGAGCGGAGCCCCCGGACGCTCAAGGACATCAGCGACAGCCTCCTCCACGAACCCGCCACCTTGTCTCCCCTGCTCAAGAGGCTTGAAGAGGCCAAGCTCATCACCCGCGAGCGCGTTCCCGGCAACGAACGGGCTTTGGCCATTGGCCTCACGGAAAAGGGAGCGGCACTGCGGGAGCAGGCCACGGCGGTTCCCGGACAGATCCGTGACCGTCTCCAGCTCAGCCGCGAAGAGGTTGCCGGGCTGCACCAGGCCATGACCGGACTCATCGCGGCAACCCAGCGGCCACTCCCCTAG
- a CDS encoding LapA family protein, with product MSFQDDAARVQPNTAPPERDAGAVVPPMPAAAPVTPPVAEPSTHGSTRPTRTAALWVAVAIGLVVLVVLITFFVQNQDMITVRFFGLEGTLALGTTLFIAAVGGGVLVALAGGARILQLRAATRRRQRGVGKPGMRP from the coding sequence ATGAGCTTTCAAGACGATGCAGCGCGGGTGCAGCCAAACACCGCACCACCGGAGCGCGACGCGGGCGCGGTGGTTCCGCCCATGCCTGCGGCTGCGCCGGTGACTCCTCCCGTCGCTGAACCCTCAACCCACGGCTCCACCAGGCCCACACGCACTGCAGCCCTGTGGGTAGCAGTCGCAATCGGCCTGGTGGTTCTGGTGGTGTTGATAACGTTCTTCGTTCAGAACCAGGACATGATCACGGTCCGGTTCTTTGGGCTTGAGGGAACACTCGCCTTGGGCACCACGCTGTTCATCGCCGCTGTGGGTGGAGGTGTCCTGGTTGCGTTGGCTGGAGGAGCCAGGATCCTGCAGCTCAGGGCAGCTACCCGTCGCAGGCAGCGGGGTGTCGGCAAGCCAGGGATGCGGCCGTAA